GTACCTGGCCGTAACCGACACCGATGGCACCGGACACTGGAATATCGAGTTTCTTGCGCCAGATGACCTTGCCGCTGGTGCGGTCCATGGCCATGACCAGACCTTCGACATCGGCGGCGTAGATCACCTCGCCATCGATGGCCGGTACCAGCATATTGAAGGTTTCACCCTGACCATCACCTACGGAGCGGCTCCACTCGGTACGCAGCTCGACTTCTTCGTCGAATTTGGTCAGTTCAGCGGGCGGCAGTTCCTTCTTGCTATTGCTGCTGCAACCCACGACCAGAACGGCCAGAGCCAGCAGTGCGGCATTCTTCCAACGCATCACGTCACGCATCCCCTTTTGCCAGGTCGTCCAGCTTCATCTGCAGACCGCCAACAGCGGCGTCTTCGGCCAGCGCATCCTTGGCCTTCTGATAGGCGGCGTGCGCGTCATCGCTGCGGCCCAACTGCACCAGCAGGTCGCCCTTGAGTTCTTCACGGCTGGCCAGGTAGGCGTCGTCGACCTTAGCCTCGAGCAACTTCAAGGCTTCTTCGGCCTTGTCCTGCGCCGCCAGTACGAGTGCCAGACGCTGACGTGCCAGCTCGCCCAGCGTGGCATCGGCCGGCTTGTCGACTACAGCTTGCAGCGCGGCTGCGGCATCGTCGAGGCGACCCGCTTCGACCGCGACCTTGGCGACGAACAGGCTGCCGTACTGAGCATAGTGAGTACCGGCGAACTCGCTATCGAGCTTACCGGCCAACTCGGCGACTTTCGCGGCATCGGGCTTGCCGGCCGGGTCCAGCGCCGTTTCCAGCAGTTGCTGATAGAGCACCGAAGCACCCTGCGCCTGATTGTCCTGGTACTTCTGCCAGCCCTGCCAGCCGAATACGGCTACCAGCGCCAGTACGCCACCAGCGAGCAAAGGCTTGCCGTTGCGATCCCACCAATCCTTGAGTTGCGCGATCTGTTCGTCTTCGGTCTGCATGTCTAACCCCGTACTCCTAATCGAGAACCTGCTCAGGCCTGCTGGCAGGCAGCCAGATGCTCAGCCAGAGCATCCCAGGCAACACTTTGTTGTTCACTGTCGTCGCGCAGCGGTTTGCAACCTACCACGCGCCCGGCCAATTCGTCGTCCCCCAGAATCAGCGCATAACGTGCGCCGCTCTTGTCGGCTTTCTTGAACTGGCTCTTGAAACTGCCGCCACCGGTGTTGAGCAACAGACGCAGCCCCGGTAACTCATCACGCAGACGCTCGACCAGGGTCAAGGCTGCCAGCTCCGCTGCCTCACCAAAGGCGCAGACGTACACGTCAGCCGCACGATTGAGTTCGGCCGGCAGCAGCTCGAGAGTCTCCAGCAGCAACACCAGACGCTCGACGCCCATGGCGAAACCGACACCCGGCGTAGCCTTGCCGCCCAGCATGGAAACCAGGCCGTCGTAACGGCCACCGGCACACACCGTACCCTGGGCACCGAGTTTGTCGGTGACCCACTCGAATACGGTGCGATTGTAATAGTCCAGGCCACGCACCAGCTTGTGGTTGATCTGATAGCGAATACCGGCCGCATCCAGGCGCGCCTTGACGCCCTCGAAGTGCAGACGCGATTCCTCGTCGAGGTAGTCGACCAGAGTCGGCGCATCAACCAGCACGGCCTGGGTCGCCTCGTTCTTGCTGTCGAGGATGCGCAGCGGGTTGGTGGTCAGGCGGCGCTGGCTGTCTTCGTCGAGCTGATCGAAGCGCTCACGCAGGTACGCCACCAGCGCATCGCGATAGGCCGCGCGCGCCTCGCTGGAACCCAGACTGTTGAGCTGCAGGGTCACGGCATCGGCCAGACCGAGCTTTTTCCACAGACGCCAGGTGAGCACGATCAGCTCGGCATCGACATCCGGCCCGGACAGGTTGAAGGCTTCCACACCGATCTGGTGAAACTGGCGATAGCGCCCCTTCTGTGGCTTCTCGTAACGGAACATGGGGCCGGCATACCACAGCTTCTGCACCTGACCGCCACCGGCCAGGCCATGCTCAAGCACGGCACGCACGCAACCGGCGGTGCCTTCGGGACGCAGGGTCAGGGATTCTTCGTTGCGATCGAGGAAGGTGTACATCTCCTTGTCGACCACGTCGGTGCCTTCACCGATACCGCGAGCGAACAGCTCGGTGTATTCGACGATGGGTAGGCGGATTTCCTTGTAGCCATAACCGTCGAGCAGGTTGACCAGGGTACTTTCCAGGTAACGCCAGGCAGGCGTCTGCTCCGGCAGGATGTCGTTCATGCCACGAATGGCTTGCAGGGACTTGCTCAAATGTATTCCTTACGCACGGATCAGCCGCGCACGATCACGGCAGCATCGGCGGCGGCCTTTTCGGCCGCCTTGTCGCGAATGAGCTTTTCCAGCTCGTCCACCAGGTTTTCGTTGGTCAGCTTCGAGGCCGGTTTGCCATCGATATAGACCAGGTTGTTCGGGCTACCGCCCGTGAGGCCAATATGCGCCTCCTTGGCTTCGCCAGGACCATTGACCACGCAGCCGATCACGGCCACGTCCAGCGGCACCAGCAGATCCTCGACGCGCGTTTCCAGCTCGTTCATGGTCTTGACCACATCGAAGTTCTGCCGCGAGCAGCTCGGGCAGGCGATGAAGTTGATGCCACGCGAGCGCAGGCGCAGGGACTTGAGGATGTCGAAACCGACCTTGATCTCTTCCACCGGGTCGGCAGCCAGCGAGATACGGATGGTATCGCCAATGCCGTCAGCCAGCAGCATGCCCAGACCGACAGCGGATTTCACCGTACCGGAACGCAGGCCGCCAGCTTCGGTGATACCCAGGTGCAGCGGCTGCTCGATCTGTTTGGCCAGCAGGCGATAAGCCTCGACGGCCATGAACACGTCGGAGGCTTTCACACTGACCTTGAAATCAGCGAAGTTCAGGCGATCCAGATGCTCCACATGGCGCAGTGCAGACTCGACCAAGGCCTCGGGCGTCGGCTCGCCGTACTTCTTTTGCAGATCCTTTTCCAGTGAGCCGGCGTTGACGCCGATGCGGATCGGGATGCCCTTGTCGCGAGCGGCTTCAACCACCGCCCTGACGCGATCTTCACGACCGATATTGCCAGGGTTGATGCGCAGGCAGTCGACACCCAGCTCAGCCACACGCAGGGCGATCTGGTAGTCGAAGTGAATGTCGGCCACCAGCGGTACACGCACCTGCTGCTTGATGCGGCCGAACGCCTCGGCGGCGTCCATGTCCGGCACGGAAACCCGCACGATATCGGCACCGGCATCTTCCAGGCGACGGATCTGTGCCACAGTGGCAGCCACATCGTTGGTGTCGGTATTGGTCATGCTCTGCACGGCAATCGGCGCATCGCCGCCTACCGGTACCGAGCCAACCCAAATCTTGCGCGACAGGCGGCGCTTGATCGGCGATTCGCAATGCATGTTTTACAACCCCAGTTTCAGGCGTGCGGTTTCGCCTGTGGTGTGCGGCGCAACGTCCACGCTTTCGCCGTTATAGGTCACCTGAGCGCCACGGGCGAAACCCAGGCGCAACTCAAGCGGTGCCTTACCGACCAGTTCAATGCGCTCACCGCTGCGCTTGAGCGCGCTGAGCAGCACCTTGCCATCGGCATCGGTCACCTGCGTCCAACAATCGGCGGTGAACTGCACATTGACTACGCCCTGCCCAGCGGCCACAGCCGGCGCAGGCGATGGTGCCGGCACCGGCGCCGGCGCAGTGGCTGCAGGCGCTGCAGCCTGAGCAGCGACAGGTTCCGCTGCAACCGCTGCCGGCGCTGCATTTGCAGCCTCGGCAATGGGTGCGGCAGCGTTTTCAGGCGCGACCTCGGCAGCCGGCTGCTCGGCAGCGCCAGCATCTTCCGGAGCCTGTCCCGGTTCAACCGGCAACAGCAGCGGGCTGCTTGGCTCACGGCCCTGCACATCGGCAACTGCCTGATCTTCCGGCTCGGCCAAGGAGTGCACCTGGGTCGTACCGTCGGCACCCTCCACCTCTACATGCTCGAGCCCCAGATCGGCCAGGCTGGCAACCGGGCGGCCCTGATCCTGCCACCAGAAGAAACCGCCACCAATCAACGCCAGCAGCAACAAAAAGCTGACCAGACGCAGGATGCTCTGCGAATAGCGCACCGGCTCCTCGATACGGCCCAGCGCATGCACGCTGCTGCCGCTGGAATCGGCGCCGGTGAACTGATCGAACTCCATCGCCAGGCGGTTCTGATCCATCTCCAGCAATTTGGCGTAGGCCCGGATGTAGCCACGGGCAAAGGTGTGGCCCGGCAGCTTGTCGAAGGCACCGGCCTCGATCTGGGCAAGACGCTGCGGCGTCAGATTGAGCTGCGTCGCCACCTCGGCAATGCTCAGCCCCTTGATTTCACGGGCCTGACGCAGGCTTTCACCAGGATTGGTCGGCATCGGCTGATTCACTTCGCTATGTGCCGCGTTCATTGTTGCCCCGAAACATATTGCTGATATTCCCGAGAAGCCGGGTACAGGCGCCGTAATTGCAGGCCCAGGCTGGCAGCCCGGTCACGGTCCTCGAACACTTCGGCCAGGCGTGCACCCAGCAACAGGCTACGCGCGTTCTGCGGCGCCATATCGCTGTAACTGTCGTAGTAACGACGAGCCGGTACGTATTCCTTGTCCTCGTAGGACATGACGGCCATTTCCAGCAACGCACGCGGCTGGCGACTGCTCAGGCGCAGGGCACGCTGAAAGTATTGCTTGGCCTGCTCACGCTGGTTCAGTTGCAGGGCCGTGAGCCCCAGATTCTCGAACACCCGGGAGCGCTCCGGGTAGAGATTGTCTTCTGCGGCCTTGAGGTAGGTGTTCATGGCGTCCTGATAACGCTGCTGCTCGAACAGGAAACCACCGTAGTTATTCAGCAAGCGCGCGTCGTTCGGGCGCTGCGACAGCGCCTTGCGAAAATGCTCGTCAGCCAGCTTCGACTCCATCTCCAGCTGGAAGGCCATGGCCAGCGCGGCATGGGCATCCGCGTTCGAGGAGTCCAGCTCCAACGCATTCTTCAGCGGCACCTTGGCACGCTGGGTATCGCCCTGCTGGATATAGGCGATACCGAGTTGCACATAGGCATCGCGTGCTTCGTCACGCCCTTTCGCCGTACGCATGGGGTCGACATCGCCCGTGGTCACGCAACCACCGAGCAAACTGGCAACAAGCAATAGCAGCGTAGGGCGCAGGGTCATGGACATCCTCTCTTCAATTTCGATTGGCGGCAGCATGAGGCTCTTGTGCCTCGTTGCCCAGCTGGCGCACGGCAATGTAACGCTCGCTGCGCCGAGTACGATCCATGACCTGACCAACCAGCTGGCCGCACGCCGCATCGATATCGTCACCGCGCGTGGTGCGCACCGTGACGTTGTGCCCGGCCTTGTGCAACAGATCCTGGAAGCGGCGAATGGCATTATTGCTGGGCCGCTCGTACCCCGAGAAGGGGAAGGGATTAAACGGAATTAGGTTGATCTTGCAAGGCACATCGGCCAGAAGTGCGATCATCTGCTCAGCATGCTCAGGCTGATCGTTGACGCCCTTGAGCAGGGTGTACTCGATGGTCAGCACGCGCTTCTCGCCCAGCTTGGAGACGTAGCGCTTGCAAGCTGCCAGCAGCATGTCCAGCGGGTACTTCTTGTTGATCGGCACCAGTTGGTTACGCAGCTCGTCATTGGGCGCGTGCAGCGACAGGGCCAGGGACACGTCGATGACTTCAGCCAGCTTGTCGATCATCGGCACCACGCCGGAGGTGGACAGCGTCACCTTGCGTTTGGAGATGCCGTAACCGAGGTCGTCCATCATGATCTGCATGGCGGAGACGACGTTGTCGAAATTCAGCAGCGGCTCGCCCATGCCCATCATCACCACGTTGGTGATGGCGCGATCGATCTTCGCCGGCACGGTGCCGAAGGATTTGTTGGCGATCCACACCTGGCCGATGATCTCGGCGCTGGTCAGGTCGCTGTTGAAGCCCTGTTTGCCGGTGGAGCAGAAGCTGCAGTCCAGGGCGCAACCGGCCTGCGACGACACGCACAGGGTGCCGCGGCCGTTCTGCGGGATATACACGGTTTCCACGCAGCTGCCCGACGCCACACGCACCACCCACTTGCGCGTGCCATCGGCGGAAATATTCTCGCTGACCACTTCCGGGCCGCGAATCTCGGCAGAGGCCTCGAGCTTCTCGCGCAAGGCCTTGCCGACATTGGTCATGGCGGCGAAATCATCGACGCCAAAGTGGTGAATCCACTTCATTACCTGGCCGGCACGGAAGCGCTTCTCGCCGATGGACTCGAAGAACTGCTCCATTTCCGGCTGGGTCAGGCCCAGCAGGTTGATCTTGCCGGAGGTATTGGTCATGGCTTCACCCTCGCTTCATTCGCCAATCAGCGAATGCGCGCGCACAGCTCGGTAGCGGAGAAGAAGTAAGCGATCTCGCGCGCAGCGGAAGCTTCGGAGTCCGAACCGTGAACGGCGTTTTCGTCGATGGAAACGGCGAAATCGGCACGAATGGTGCCCGGAGCAGCTTCTTTCGGGTTGGTAGCGCCCATCAGCTCGCGGTTCTTGGCAACGGCGTTCTCGCCTTCCAGAACCTGAACGATGACCGGGCCGGAGGTCATGAAGGCGACCAGATCCTTGAAGAAGCCGCGCTCGCTGTGCTCAGCGTAGAAACCGGCAGCTTCGCGCTCGGACAGTTGCACCATCTTCGAAGCGACGACGCGCAGACCGGCCTTTTCGAAACGGGTGGTGATCTCACCGATGACGTTCTTGGCAACGGCGTCAGGCTTGATGATGGAGAAAGTACGTTGAACAGCCATGTGAAGCTCCAGAAACTTTAGGGTTAAAGCGAAAAATTAAACCCGCGAATTATACGCGGGTTCAGGTTAAAAGCGTAGGCCAGGCGCCGTAAGCGCCTGTTTCAGTCAAGCTCTTCGATCCAGGCGGCCTGTATCGCCTCCAGCACCTTCTCACCCCCGCGCTGCGGGTCATCGGAAAACTGCGGCAAAGCCACGACCCAGCGGTGCAGATCGACGAAGTTCACGTAGCGCGGATCGACATCCGGCTTTTGTTCGCTCAGCTCGATGGCGATGTCCAGTACATCGGCCCACTTCAGACTCATGATCATGTTTCCTGGATCAGTGCGGCGCTTCGGCCGCGTGATTAAGCGAATACTTGGGAATCTCGATGGTGAGATCTTCTTCACCGACGATAGCCTGACAGGCCAGGCGCGAGTGAGCCTCAAGCCCCCACGCCTTGTCCAGATAGTCCTCTTCCAGCTCGTCGGCCTCGTTCAGCGAGTCGAAGCCCTCGCGCACGATGCAGTGACAGGTGGTGCAGGCGCACACGCCACCGCAGGCGCTTTCCATCTCGATATGGTGCTCATGGGCCAGCTCGAGGATGGAAATACCAGGCTCAGCCTCGACCACCAGGCCATCCGGGCAGAAGCGCTCGTGGGGCAGAAAAATTACCTGCGGCATCAATTATTCCTCGATCTCGTTCAGATTGCGCCCGGCAAGCGCGGCTTTAACCGTCGAATCCAGGCGCCTGGCAGCGAATGCGTCGGTGACCTGCGACAGGCGTTTGGTCTGTCGCTCGATGGCCAGACCGTCGCTGCCGGCCAGCAGATCGCGCAACTCCTGCACCTGCAGCTCGATGACCTCGCGCTCCTCGGCGTCCAGCAAACGCTCGCCATCGGCCTCCAGGGCGCCTTCGACCGCCTCGATCAGGCGCTGGGCATCGACCTGCTGCTCACGCAGCACGCGCGCGGCCTTGTCGTCGCCGGCGTTCTGGAAGGAGTCCTGCAGCATGCGCGCGATCTCGCCATCAGTCAGACCATAGGACGGCTTGACCTGGATGCTCGACTCGATGCCGGAACTCAGCTCCCGCGCCGCGACACTGAGCAGGCCATCAGCATCGACCTGGAAGGTCACGCGAATCTTCGCTGCACCCGCGACCATCGGCGGAATGCCGCGCAGCTCGAAGCGCGCCAGCGAACGGCAGTCGGCGATCAGCTCGCGCTCGCCCTGCAGCACATGAATCATCATGGCCGTCTGGCCATCCTTGTAGGTGGTGAATTCCTGCGCACGCGCCACCGGGATGGTGGTATTGCGCGGAATCACCTTTTCCATCAGCCCGCCCATGGTTTCCAGGCCGAGCGACAGTGGAATCACATCCAGCAGCAGCAACTCCTCGCCATCGTCACGCTGATTACCCGCCAGGGCATCGGCCTGGATTGCTGCACCGATGGCCACCACCTGATCCGGATCGATATTGGTCAGCGGCGCACGACCGAACAGCTCGCCTACCGCCTCGCGCACACGCGGCACACGGGTCGAGCCACCCACCATGACCACGGCACTGACCTCTTCCAGCTCGACACCCGAATCACGCACCGCGCGCCGGCAAGTCTTGAGGCTGCGCGCCACCATCGGCTCGATCAGCGTCTCGAACTGCTCGCGGCTCAACACAGCGCGCCAGTCGCCATGGCTCAGTTCGGTGCTGTCCGCCTCGGTCAGCGCCTCTTTCGCGGCACAGGCAGCCTGTAGCAGGCTGCGCTGGGTTGCCGGATCGAGATCGCTGGAAATCCCGGCCTGCTGGATGATCCAGTCGGCAATGGCATGATCGAAGTCGTCGCCACCCAGGGCGCTGTCGCCACCGGTGGCCAGTACCTCGAAAACACCGCCGGTCAGGCGCAGGATGGAAATATCAAAGGTGCCGCCGCCCAGGTCATAGATAGCAACCACGCCTTCGGCCTTCTGATCCAGACCATAAGCGACAGCGGCAGCAGTGGGTTCGTTGAGCAGACGTAGCACGCTAAGGCCGGCAAGACGCGCGGCATCCTTGGTGGCCTGACGCTGCGCGTCATCGAAGTAGGCCGGCACGGTAATCACCGCGCCCACCAGCTCGCCACCCAGCGTTTGCTCGGCACGCAAACGCAGAGTCTTGAGAATTTCCGCCGAGACTTCCACCGGGCTCTTGGCACCCTGCACGGTCTCGATGAAGGGCATGTGCGACTCGCCCGCCACGAAGCGATAGGGCAATTGCTCGCCAAGCTGATGCACATCGGCGATACCGCGCCCCATCAGGCGCTTGACCGACAACACGGTGTTCAACGGATCACTGGCAGCAGCCGACTTGGCCGACTCGCCGACCTCGATGCTGGCAGCGTGATAACGCACCGCCGAAGGCAGGATGACCTTGCCGGCAGCATCGGCCAGAGGCTCGGCCAGACCACTGCGCACGGCAGCGACCAGTGAATTGGTGGTGCCCAGGTCAATACCCACTGCCAGCCGACGCTGGTGCGGTTGCGGGCTCTGTCCTGGCTCGGCGATCTGCAATAAGGCCATGGTCTTCTTGAAATCATCAGGCAGGCTGCCGAGGCAACCCACAGGTTAATCGTCGAGGCGCTCTTCTAGTTGGCGCACTTCATGGGAGAGCTTGTCGAGAAACTGCATCCGCCGCATCAGGCGCTCAGCCTCTTCGCGACGAGCATCGTCGTCCCAGCATGCCGCGAAGCGCTCATTGAGCGCCTCCTGAGCGGTCTTCAGGCGACGCTTGAAGGCTGCGACACCAGCCAGGTCGGCGTCGTCCTGCAGCTCTTCCAGCTCTTCGCGCAGCTGCATCTGCTGCAGGAGAAAATCCGGGTCCTGCACCGTCACTTCCAGCGGAAGCTCCGGCCCACGCATGGCCAGCAGGTAACGGGCACGCTGCGATGGCGTTTTCAGAATCTGATACGCCTCGTTGAGACAGGCCGAGCGCTCCAGCGCCAGGCGCTGCTCACGCTCGCCGGCATCGGCGAAACGGTCAGGATGAACCTGACGCGCCAGCTCGCGGTAACGCGCAGCCAGCTGATCCAGATCCAGACGAAAACTCGGCTGCAGGTCGAACAGAGCGAAATGGCAGGGATTACCCATTCATGGCCTCAGACATTGAAGCTTTCGCCGCAACCGCATTCGCCGCGCACGTTGGGGTTGTTGAACTTGAAGCCCTCGTTGAGGCCTTCCTTGACGAAGTCCAACTCGGTGCCATCGAGATAGACCAGGCTCTTGGGATCGATGATCACCTTGACGCCATGGCTTTCGAATACCTGATCCTCGGCCGCCAGTTCATCAACGAACTCGAGCACATAGGCCAGGCCGGAACAACCGGTAGTACGCACACCGAGGCGAATACCCTCGCCCTTGCCGCGCCCCTCGAGGGAGCGCTGCACATGACGAGCGGCTGCTTCAGACATGGTGATGGCCATTACAAACCTCGTATCAGAGCAAGCCTTTCTTCTGCTTGTAGTCGCGCACGGCGGCCTTGATGGCATCCTCGGCGAGCACGGAGCAGTGAATTTTCACCGGCGGCAGTGCCAGTTCTTCGGCGAGCTGGGTGTTCTTGATGCTCTCGGCTTCATCCAGGGTCTTGCCCTTCATCCACTCGGTGGCGAGGGAGCTGGAGGCAATAGCCGAACCGCAGCCATAGGTCTTGAACTTGGCGTCTTCGATCACGCCGCTTTCGTTGACCTTGATCTGCAGACGCATGACGTCGCCGCAAGCCGGCGCGCCGACCATACCGGTGCCGACATCGGGATCTTCGGCATTGAGCTTGCCGACGTTGCGCGGATTTTCGTAGTGGTCGATGACCTTGTCACTGTAAGCCATGCTGTACTTCCTCTCTCATCAGGTGCCGCTCTTCAGGCAGCTATCAGTGTGCTGCCCATTCCACGGTGGAAAGGTCGACACCTTCTTTGAACATATCCCACAGGGGCGACAGTTCGCGCAGCTTATCCACAGCCTCACGAACCTTGGCGGCAGCGTAATCGACCTCTTCTTCAGTGGTGAAACGACCGAAGGTGAAGCGAATCGAGCTGTGCGCCAGCTCGTCGTTGCGGCCCAGGGCACGCAGCACGTAGGACGGCTCCAGGGAAGCCGAAGTGCACGCCGAACCGGACGATACGGCGAGGTCCTTGAGCGCCATGATCAGCGACTCGCCCTCGACGTAGTTGAAACTCAGGTTGAGGTTGTGCGGCACACGCGCCGTCAGGCTGCCGTTGACGTACAACTCTTCCATGCCTTCGAGCTGGCGGTAGAAGCGATCACGCAGCGCAGTGATGCGCTGGTTTTCCGCCGCCATCTCCTGCTTGGCGATACGGAAGGCCTCACCCATGCCGACGCACTGGTGGGTGGCCAGGGTGCCGGAACGCATGCCGCGCTCATGACCACCACCGTGGGTCTGCGCCTCCAGACGCACACGCGGCTTGCGGCGTACGTACAGGGCACCGACACCCTTGGGGCCGTAGGTCTTGTGCGCCGAGAAGGACATCAGGTCGACCTTCATCTTCTCCAGGTCGATCTCCACCTTGCCGGTGGACTGCGCGGCATCGACGTGCAGCAACACGCCACGCGAGCGGGTCAGCTCACCAATGGCAGCGATGTCGTTGATGGTGCCGATTTCGTTGTTGACGTGCATGACCGACACCAGCACGGTGTCCTCACGCAGCGCAGCCTCGATCATGGCCGGGGTGATCAGGCCATCTTCGCCTGGCTCCAGATAAGTCACCTCGAAGCCTTCGCGCTCGAGCTGGCGGGTCGTATCCAACACCGCCTTGTGCTCGATCTTCGAGGTGATGATGTGCTTGCCCTTGCTGGTGTAGAAGTGCGCAACACCCTTGATCGCCAGGTTGTTGGACTCGGTTGCACCGCTGGTCCAGACGATTTCGCGCGGGTCGGCATTGACCAGTTCGGCGACCTGACGGCGGGCATTTTCCACCGCTTCTTCGGCCTTCCAGCCAAACACATGCGAGCGCGAAGCCGGGTTGCCGAAGTTACCATCGACCAGCAGGCACTCGCTCATTTTCTGCGCCACACGCGGATCGACCGGCGTGGTAGCGGAATAATCGAGGTAAATAGGCAATTTCATCAGACTTCTCCTATCGGCAAGCGCACCGCTCATTCGACGGCGGACGCTTCAATCTTATCCAGGCGTGGCGCCTTGCCAGAGCAGCGACGCTGATCCTGACGCAAGGCCACTTCCTGCACCTCATGACGCGCGACCAGGTCGGCCAGGCTGATGCCACTGAGGAATTCATGAATCTGCTGGCTGAGGTCGCACCACAGATGGTGGGTCAGACAGGTGTCGCCGGCATGGCAATCACCCTGCCCCTGGCAACGCGTGGCATCCACCGACTCGTTGACCGCATCGATCACCTGAGCCACCTGAATGCCGCGCATGTCGCGTGACAGCTGATAGCCGCCGCCCGGCCCGCGCACACTGGAAACCAGGCTGCCACGGCGCAGCTTGGCGAACAGTTGCTCGAGATAAGACAGGGAAATGCCCTGCCGCTCGGAAATATCGGCCAGGGAAACGGGACCGTGCTGCGCGTGCAGCGCCAGATCGAGCATGGCGGTAACGGCGTAACGGCCTTTGGTAGTCAGTCGCATGGCTCTACCACGAATCACTGAAGTGCCGCGAAGTATGCGATTCCCGAGTATTTAAGTCAACTATAAGACCTATTGATTTACTCAGGTTTGCGCACAAAAGGAGGCGGCATCATAGCAAAGCCCGCCTCCCGCTGCATCAGGCAGCCGGCTTGTCGCCCTGCTGCTGATCCTTGCACACGTCGGCGAAGTCCTCGTCGCGCAGGGTCGGCAGATCCTTGGCGCAATAATCACTGCCGAGCGCCGTCAGCGCCTTGCACATCCCCTCCAGACGACCATCGACCGCATGCAGGTGATCGAGCAACTGGCCGATGGCACGGGCAACCGGGTCAGGCATGTCCTGACCCACGCCGTAGGCGTCGAAGCCGATCTTCTCGGCCATGGCCTGGCGCTTGGCTTCCTGCTCGTCATCTGACTTGACGATGATCTTGCCGGGAATGCCAACTGCCGTCGCCCCGGCCGGCAC
This region of Pseudomonas wenzhouensis genomic DNA includes:
- a CDS encoding tetratricopeptide repeat protein encodes the protein MQTEDEQIAQLKDWWDRNGKPLLAGGVLALVAVFGWQGWQKYQDNQAQGASVLYQQLLETALDPAGKPDAAKVAELAGKLDSEFAGTHYAQYGSLFVAKVAVEAGRLDDAAAALQAVVDKPADATLGELARQRLALVLAAQDKAEEALKLLEAKVDDAYLASREELKGDLLVQLGRSDDAHAAYQKAKDALAEDAAVGGLQMKLDDLAKGDA
- the hisS gene encoding histidine--tRNA ligase, whose protein sequence is MSKSLQAIRGMNDILPEQTPAWRYLESTLVNLLDGYGYKEIRLPIVEYTELFARGIGEGTDVVDKEMYTFLDRNEESLTLRPEGTAGCVRAVLEHGLAGGGQVQKLWYAGPMFRYEKPQKGRYRQFHQIGVEAFNLSGPDVDAELIVLTWRLWKKLGLADAVTLQLNSLGSSEARAAYRDALVAYLRERFDQLDEDSQRRLTTNPLRILDSKNEATQAVLVDAPTLVDYLDEESRLHFEGVKARLDAAGIRYQINHKLVRGLDYYNRTVFEWVTDKLGAQGTVCAGGRYDGLVSMLGGKATPGVGFAMGVERLVLLLETLELLPAELNRAADVYVCAFGEAAELAALTLVERLRDELPGLRLLLNTGGGSFKSQFKKADKSGARYALILGDDELAGRVVGCKPLRDDSEQQSVAWDALAEHLAACQQA
- the ispG gene encoding flavodoxin-dependent (E)-4-hydroxy-3-methylbut-2-enyl-diphosphate synthase, whose product is MHCESPIKRRLSRKIWVGSVPVGGDAPIAVQSMTNTDTNDVAATVAQIRRLEDAGADIVRVSVPDMDAAEAFGRIKQQVRVPLVADIHFDYQIALRVAELGVDCLRINPGNIGREDRVRAVVEAARDKGIPIRIGVNAGSLEKDLQKKYGEPTPEALVESALRHVEHLDRLNFADFKVSVKASDVFMAVEAYRLLAKQIEQPLHLGITEAGGLRSGTVKSAVGLGMLLADGIGDTIRISLAADPVEEIKVGFDILKSLRLRSRGINFIACPSCSRQNFDVVKTMNELETRVEDLLVPLDVAVIGCVVNGPGEAKEAHIGLTGGSPNNLVYIDGKPASKLTNENLVDELEKLIRDKAAEKAAADAAVIVRG
- a CDS encoding RodZ domain-containing protein, translated to MNAAHSEVNQPMPTNPGESLRQAREIKGLSIAEVATQLNLTPQRLAQIEAGAFDKLPGHTFARGYIRAYAKLLEMDQNRLAMEFDQFTGADSSGSSVHALGRIEEPVRYSQSILRLVSFLLLLALIGGGFFWWQDQGRPVASLADLGLEHVEVEGADGTTQVHSLAEPEDQAVADVQGREPSSPLLLPVEPGQAPEDAGAAEQPAAEVAPENAAAPIAEAANAAPAAVAAEPVAAQAAAPAATAPAPVPAPSPAPAVAAGQGVVNVQFTADCWTQVTDADGKVLLSALKRSGERIELVGKAPLELRLGFARGAQVTYNGESVDVAPHTTGETARLKLGL
- the pilW gene encoding type IV pilus biogenesis/stability protein PilW — protein: MTLRPTLLLLVASLLGGCVTTGDVDPMRTAKGRDEARDAYVQLGIAYIQQGDTQRAKVPLKNALELDSSNADAHAALAMAFQLEMESKLADEHFRKALSQRPNDARLLNNYGGFLFEQQRYQDAMNTYLKAAEDNLYPERSRVFENLGLTALQLNQREQAKQYFQRALRLSSRQPRALLEMAVMSYEDKEYVPARRYYDSYSDMAPQNARSLLLGARLAEVFEDRDRAASLGLQLRRLYPASREYQQYVSGQQ
- the rlmN gene encoding 23S rRNA (adenine(2503)-C(2))-methyltransferase RlmN, with amino-acid sequence MTNTSGKINLLGLTQPEMEQFFESIGEKRFRAGQVMKWIHHFGVDDFAAMTNVGKALREKLEASAEIRGPEVVSENISADGTRKWVVRVASGSCVETVYIPQNGRGTLCVSSQAGCALDCSFCSTGKQGFNSDLTSAEIIGQVWIANKSFGTVPAKIDRAITNVVMMGMGEPLLNFDNVVSAMQIMMDDLGYGISKRKVTLSTSGVVPMIDKLAEVIDVSLALSLHAPNDELRNQLVPINKKYPLDMLLAACKRYVSKLGEKRVLTIEYTLLKGVNDQPEHAEQMIALLADVPCKINLIPFNPFPFSGYERPSNNAIRRFQDLLHKAGHNVTVRTTRGDDIDAACGQLVGQVMDRTRRSERYIAVRQLGNEAQEPHAAANRN
- the ndk gene encoding nucleoside-diphosphate kinase, translating into MAVQRTFSIIKPDAVAKNVIGEITTRFEKAGLRVVASKMVQLSEREAAGFYAEHSERGFFKDLVAFMTSGPVIVQVLEGENAVAKNRELMGATNPKEAAPGTIRADFAVSIDENAVHGSDSEASAAREIAYFFSATELCARIR
- the iscX gene encoding Fe-S cluster assembly protein IscX is translated as MSLKWADVLDIAIELSEQKPDVDPRYVNFVDLHRWVVALPQFSDDPQRGGEKVLEAIQAAWIEELD
- the fdx gene encoding ISC system 2Fe-2S type ferredoxin gives rise to the protein MPQVIFLPHERFCPDGLVVEAEPGISILELAHEHHIEMESACGGVCACTTCHCIVREGFDSLNEADELEEDYLDKAWGLEAHSRLACQAIVGEEDLTIEIPKYSLNHAAEAPH